One genomic window of Citrobacter sp. Marseille-Q6884 includes the following:
- the nikR gene encoding nickel-responsive transcriptional regulator NikR, with protein MQRVTITLDDDLLETLDSLSQRRGYNNRSEAIRDILRGALAQETTQEHGTQGFAVLSYVYEHEKRDLASRIVSTQHHHHDLSVATLHVHINHDDCLEIAVLKGDMGDVQHFADDVISQRGVRHGHLQCLPKEE; from the coding sequence ATGCAACGAGTCACTATTACCCTCGATGACGATTTACTGGAAACGCTGGACAGCCTGAGTCAGCGTCGTGGCTACAACAATCGTTCCGAAGCAATCCGTGACATTTTGCGCGGCGCACTGGCGCAGGAGACGACCCAGGAGCACGGCACCCAGGGTTTCGCCGTGCTGTCCTATGTCTACGAACATGAAAAGCGTGATTTAGCCAGCCGCATTGTCTCGACGCAGCACCATCATCACGATTTGTCGGTCGCCACATTGCACGTTCACATCAACCATGACGATTGCCTGGAAATCGCCGTTCTGAAAGGCGACATGGGCGATGTCCAACATTTTGCCGATGATGTGATTTCCCAGCGCGGTGTGCGCCACGGCCATTTGCAGTGTTTGCCAAAAGAAGAGTAA
- a CDS encoding ABC transporter permease, with product MRRLRNIYNLGLKELRSLLGDKAMLTLIVFAFTVSVYSSATVLPGSLHLAPIAIADMDQSPLSNRIVNSFYRPWFLPPEMITADEMDAGLDAGRYTFAVNIPPNFQRDVLAGRQPDIQVNVDATRMSQAFTGNSYIQNIISGEVNSFIARYRDNNVQPVGLEIRMRFNPNLEPARFGAVMAIINNITMLAIVLTGSALIREREHGTIEHLLVMPVTPFEIMMAKIWSMGLVVLVVSGLSLMLMVKGVLGVPIEGSIPLFMLGVALSLFATTSIGIFMGTLARSMPQLGLLMILVLLPLQMLSGGSTPRESMPQAVQDIMLTMPTTHFVSLAQAILYRGAGFGIVWPQFLTLLAIGSAFFLIALLRFRKTIGTMA from the coding sequence ATGCGCCGATTACGCAATATTTATAACCTCGGGCTGAAAGAGTTACGCAGTTTGTTGGGGGATAAAGCGATGCTGACACTCATCGTCTTCGCCTTCACGGTTTCGGTTTACTCTTCCGCGACGGTATTGCCGGGCTCGCTGCATCTTGCGCCGATTGCCATTGCCGATATGGATCAGTCACCGCTGTCGAATCGCATTGTGAACAGCTTTTATCGCCCGTGGTTTTTACCGCCGGAAATGATCACCGCCGACGAAATGGACGCGGGTCTGGATGCCGGGCGCTACACCTTTGCTGTGAATATTCCGCCTAATTTTCAGCGTGATGTACTGGCAGGGCGGCAACCGGATATCCAGGTAAACGTGGATGCCACGCGGATGAGTCAGGCGTTTACCGGCAACAGCTATATCCAGAATATCATCAGCGGCGAGGTGAACAGTTTTATCGCGCGTTATCGCGATAACAACGTGCAGCCGGTTGGGCTGGAGATCCGCATGCGCTTCAACCCCAACCTGGAGCCTGCGCGCTTCGGGGCGGTCATGGCCATTATTAACAACATCACCATGCTGGCGATTGTTTTGACCGGGTCGGCGCTGATTCGTGAACGTGAACACGGGACAATAGAACATCTGCTGGTCATGCCGGTGACACCGTTTGAGATCATGATGGCAAAAATCTGGTCGATGGGATTGGTGGTGCTGGTGGTTTCCGGTTTGTCTCTGATGCTGATGGTAAAAGGGGTCCTCGGCGTGCCGATTGAAGGCTCGATCCCGCTGTTTATGCTCGGCGTGGCGCTAAGCCTGTTTGCGACGACATCGATTGGGATTTTTATGGGGACGCTGGCGCGTTCGATGCCACAACTGGGGCTGCTAATGATTCTGGTCTTGCTGCCGTTACAGATGCTCTCTGGCGGTTCCACACCGCGCGAAAGTATGCCGCAGGCGGTGCAGGACATTATGCTGACCATGCCGACCACTCACTTTGTCAGCCTTGCACAAGCGATACTCTATCGCGGCGCAGGGTTCGGCATTGTCTGGCCGCAGTTCCTGACGCTACTGGCTATCGGCAGCGCGTTCTTCCTGATTGCGCTACTGCGTTTCCGAAAGACGATTGGCACAATGGCGTAA